In Anaerolineales bacterium, the genomic stretch GGCCGCGCAAGGCGTGCGATCACCACATACAGCACGATCAAGCCAGGTGCGCTGTTGGCCTCGTTGCCGGCGGCATCGACGGCGACGGCGTAGTAGGTCAAGTTACCCTGGGTGCTGTAGGGACCGCCGGTGTAGCTACACGTAGTCGTGTTGTCACAGGTCTTCACCTTCCCCGGAAACTGCCCGGGGGCCGTCACATAGAGATCGATGCGCGTCACGCCGACGTTGTCACCAGCGCTGGCGGTGAACCGGATCGTCGAGCCCGTGGGGAGTGACCCGCCGTCTGGGCTGTGCGACACATTGACCGACGGCGGCTGCGTGTCGGAAGCGGGGGGCGAAGTGGGCCGCGGCGGCGCTGCCTGCTCAACGACAATCTGAATATAGAACGGCGTCTGCCCGCTGGCGCCAACGCCGAAGTGCACACCCTGGGGATCGCGGATCTGATAGTCGCCCCGGTAGGTGCCATTGCCAGCTGGGGCGACCATGTCCACGGCGAGATCGACCATGGCGCCCGGCGGAACGATGGCCGGGATCGCAAGGGGCGTGTTGTTGGACATCGAATCGCCGCCGATGAAGACAACCTTGTACTCCTCGTTCCAGGTGCACGTGCCGTCATTGCGCAGGCGCCAGACCTTGGTAAAGCCCTGGCCAGGGGACGCCTGGGTGTTGTCTGGGAAACTGACGTCGGCAATGAACTTGGCCTTGTCGAGGCAGGCGGCCGCAGGTGTGTCGGTGGGGAGCACGGCTGGGACCGAGGTTAGAGTCGGAGGGAGAGTTGGTGTGTCCCCTGGCTGCTCAGCTGATCCGACAGGGGAGGTTTGGGCCAACTCGACGATCGCCCCGAGAGGAGCGTCTTGCAGGATCCCAGGTGGTTGGGCGCGCAGCTGGTCGAGTGGAATGGGCTGCATCTGGACGGCACCCGTGAAGTCTGGAAGCTTGGCAAACCCGGGCAGAGGCCGCGAGACGATGTTGTAGCGGACTTGCTGCTTGGACTGGACCGACCAGGCACCGAGAAAGTTCACCTGTGTGTCTTGGAAGAAGAAGGCGCCCTTCATGTAGTCACCGACAAAATCGCCCGTCGGCGTCCAGGCGTCGCGCACTCCGCCGAGCCTGGACAGATCGCCAGCGGGTGACCACTTGACGGCGTCGTCCACCAGGGCAAAGCGGGCGAACAGCTGGCCAGCGCCGTTGCTCTCCAGCCAGTAGAGCATCGAAGGGTTCGTTTCCTGTTTGAGCTGGAATCGGTCCGTCTCGACGAAGTTGGCCAGGATCACATCACCGGCGGAATCCTCGGCCTGGATCGACCGGACCGGAAGGGCGACCACAGAGTCGTCGGGGCCGATGTGGACGTTGACAATGCGCGCCACCTGGCGCCAGTTCAAGACGGCTGGGAACGCGATCCGCAGCGTGTCGCCCAGGGCATCGCTGTGGACGCGCGACAACGATGGAGGGAGAACTCTGGCTTGGATAACTTTGGCGCTGAGGGTATACGCGGCAGAGCCGGCCTTGCTCGCATCCGGCAGCTGCTGGCACCGGCTGCCCGGGTCGGTCTTATCGCCAAAGAAGATCTGCACTCCGCCCTCAACAGCTGTCCAGGGAG encodes the following:
- a CDS encoding NBR1-Ig-like domain-containing protein, producing the protein MNRVVLSGIVRGFLALSAMTLAGCNLPSPAPKVGDETIWQTTEAYAEIASAVIPEGVNPACPQGKVFIAAADNNFPGILSADLTQSGQTLNVTALSASAFSISPDDTFGSADILITTLPKGGLLVVLQGGSVAPLTPKPAWWDVYSKDPNTDPSWTDGIRGALHLWRSFDCGTSWERLPDIDSASSSIFSGQCGVPQADKNKAPRRGGFDREEIYVDPWTGRIFLTTGCMGGGYGSYAAFHAGVIFSSTDNGSTWTAAADTLTRATPIVMTSTPNGRLYLAQCVYDDAIQGYPTTLYWMDPPWTAVEGGVQIFFGDKTDPGSRCQQLPDASKAGSAAYTLSAKVIQARVLPPSLSRVHSDALGDTLRIAFPAVLNWRQVARIVNVHIGPDDSVVALPVRSIQAEDSAGDVILANFVETDRFQLKQETNPSMLYWLESNGAGQLFARFALVDDAVKWSPAGDLSRLGGVRDAWTPTGDFVGDYMKGAFFFQDTQVNFLGAWSVQSKQQVRYNIVSRPLPGFAKLPDFTGAVQMQPIPLDQLRAQPPGILQDAPLGAIVELAQTSPVGSAEQPGDTPTLPPTLTSVPAVLPTDTPAAACLDKAKFIADVSFPDNTQASPGQGFTKVWRLRNDGTCTWNEEYKVVFIGGDSMSNNTPLAIPAIVPPGAMVDLAVDMVAPAGNGTYRGDYQIRDPQGVHFGVGASGQTPFYIQIVVEQAAPPRPTSPPASDTQPPSVNVSHSPDGGSLPTGSTIRFTASAGDNVGVTRIDLYVTAPGQFPGKVKTCDNTTTCSYTGGPYSTQGNLTYYAVAVDAAGNEANSAPGLIVLYVVIARLARPLL